In one window of Gemmatimonadota bacterium DNA:
- a CDS encoding tetratricopeptide repeat protein yields the protein MTISPRHLLPAALLLCAAPALRAQSATADSLWAAGEYAAARGAYERALHDNPGWVRGLYRLGILAAWDGRLDSALALLRDAREMEPAEPDVRAWEAKVLAWQGRYREATLRYDSLLAEQPGHRDARFGRAQAFAWSGRHAEADREFRALVAADPADAEALVALAQLRQWQGRPDEASHYAALALTVAPEDRAARAIQRQARVLSRPRVEVVLGFGHDSDDNNTAWQTVTTSLIVADGLRGFAGVGALEASDPVQDGTRVHGEVGATWWRGDLSLTGAVGARRLRSDFGIDRSTATVRTALGLRLSPTAGVGVGYARTSFDETAALIGGGLDIHDLSADGDVELTRSLSLGVGGGIGFLSDDNRRTSAVVALTQRVAPRLTIGVYGRSLSYRGKGTGYFSPDRFLVAEGRAAWTYAVSRWETRLSGGLGVQQVGSGGSAQAEGHLEARLARRWATINEAGLALGYSHSAISSTTGAFDYYTLVLNLRLGL from the coding sequence ATGACGATCTCCCCGCGCCACCTGCTGCCGGCGGCCCTCCTGCTGTGCGCCGCGCCCGCGCTCCGCGCGCAGTCGGCCACCGCCGACTCGCTGTGGGCCGCGGGCGAGTACGCCGCCGCCCGGGGGGCCTACGAACGGGCGCTGCACGACAACCCCGGCTGGGTGCGCGGGCTGTACCGCCTCGGCATCCTCGCCGCGTGGGACGGCCGCCTCGACTCGGCCCTGGCGCTGCTGCGTGATGCACGCGAGATGGAGCCGGCGGAGCCGGACGTGCGGGCGTGGGAGGCGAAGGTGCTGGCGTGGCAGGGGCGCTACCGCGAGGCCACGCTGCGCTACGACTCGCTGCTGGCCGAGCAGCCCGGCCACCGCGACGCCCGGTTCGGGCGGGCGCAGGCGTTTGCCTGGTCGGGCCGCCACGCCGAGGCCGACCGGGAGTTCCGCGCGCTGGTGGCGGCCGATCCGGCGGATGCCGAGGCGCTGGTGGCGCTGGCGCAGCTGCGGCAGTGGCAGGGACGGCCCGACGAGGCGAGTCACTACGCCGCGCTGGCGCTGACCGTGGCGCCGGAGGACCGTGCGGCGCGGGCGATCCAGCGGCAGGCGCGGGTGCTGAGCCGGCCCCGGGTGGAGGTGGTGCTCGGCTTCGGGCACGACTCCGACGACAACAACACCGCGTGGCAGACGGTCACCACCTCGCTGATCGTGGCGGATGGCCTGCGCGGGTTCGCGGGGGTCGGCGCCCTCGAGGCCAGCGACCCGGTGCAGGACGGCACCCGGGTGCACGGAGAAGTCGGCGCCACCTGGTGGCGTGGCGACCTCTCGCTCACCGGCGCGGTCGGCGCCCGCCGGCTGCGGTCCGACTTCGGCATCGACCGCTCCACCGCCACCGTCCGCACCGCGCTGGGGCTCCGGCTGAGCCCCACCGCGGGGGTCGGCGTGGGGTACGCCCGCACCAGCTTCGACGAGACCGCCGCGCTGATCGGCGGCGGCCTCGACATCCACGACCTCTCGGCCGACGGCGACGTGGAGCTGACCCGGTCGCTCTCGCTCGGGGTGGGCGGCGGGATCGGCTTCCTCTCCGACGACAACCGCCGGACCTCCGCCGTGGTGGCGCTCACCCAGCGGGTGGCGCCGCGGCTCACGATCGGGGTGTATGGCCGCTCGCTCAGCTACCGCGGCAAGGGCACGGGGTACTTCTCTCCCGACCGGTTCCTGGTGGCGGAGGGGCGCGCGGCGTGGACCTACGCGGTGTCGCGCTGGGAAACCCGGCTCTCCGGCGGGCTCGGGGTGCAGCAGGTGGGGAGCGGCGGTTCCGCGCAGGCCGAAGGGCACCTCGAGGCCCGGCTGGCCCGCCGCTGGGCCACCATCAACGAGGCCGGGCTCGCCCTGGGATACTCCCACAGCGCCATCAGCAGCACCACGGGCGCCTTCGACTACTACACGCTGGTCCTGAACCTCAGGCTGGGTCTCTGA